From the Dermacentor variabilis isolate Ectoservices chromosome 5, ASM5094787v1, whole genome shotgun sequence genome, the window TCCCGGCCACTacggtgggtatgtgccatttttGCCGAGGAACAGCAGCAATCGTCCATTCAGACTCGAGGTGATGGACGCTCCCGAGAAAGGCCTGCCGGCGACGCCCAAGGCCGAAAAGACCAAGCCGGCGCAGAAGCGGACGGGACCGaggcgggacgaacgttctcggCGACGTACCGACAGCCACGAGGCATCGCAGGCTAGCGACAGGGGTTCGATCCGACGTAGCGACACGGCCGCGGGTTCCCAGCAGAACACCGTGATAACTGGCACCGACGACAGGTCTCAATTCTCGCGGCGTTCGAGCACCTCCCGTCGCAGTCGGCGTTCCGCGTCCCGTGAGCTCAGCAAGGTGGTGCCTTCCGAGAACGCGACCGCACGCGCCGAGGTCGAAGCTGCTGTTCCAGAGGTCTCCTCGCGTCCTGAAATGACACCGAGTAGTCAGGTCGTGCCGCCACCTCGGGTCGCCCCGTCCCTCATCCTTCCGTCAGCCGGCAACACGGCTGACGCAGCACCTGCGCCCTCGCAACAGCAGGATGAGACTCGGACCTCTGCGCCGGCAGCGCCTGGCAGCCCCACACAACCGTCGACCAGGCGTGCTTCCAAACAGCTCGAAGAAGAACCGGCGGGAACGCAGGCCACCGTGACGGAACCGCAACCGGAAGAAGCTCCGGATCAGCAGCAGGCCGAGGACGCCGCTCGGCCGGAGGCTCACCAGACGGCGCGCTTCAGCAACGCACCGGTACCAGTTATTTTTCGGACGTGCATTCCAAGACCACTAATTCGATGCCATTGGGATAGCTGCGTGCAGTTTAACTAAGGAGCAAATCCCGTTGTCAGAAGATATGCCGTGATCCCCTTTTCAGACTAGCATGTCCAAATTCGCACCCTCAGTCCATGCATGGCCGGGCTCTCAGTCAAGCTCACACTCCAGGGCAGACTTTGGAGGTGTAGGGAATGCAAGTATCTCCACTATCCACAACCTTCGGTGGGTTAATTGGCGTCCGCGCCGTTTGTAGTTCCACAACTGACGGCTAGTTGTGTGAGCTGTGTATTGATTTTCTGGAAACCTTTCTAGACAAATGGTCCCAAATTTTACGCTGCCAGTCTTAATTGCAGATGAGGGcatgtactgacgctgctgcagTGGGGTGAGCGAGGTTTTATGCATCGCTTTGTTTGGGGTAACGAGGCGTGCGATGGCGTGCCCTGTGGTGCCGTTCGTTCACGTAAAGGTCTCAAACATACCGACTGCATAGGATGCGCGCATTTGGTAGCATCgcgatagaaaaagaaagggcccAAAAAGGCTCAAACTTGGCTGTTATAAATTGTAGGGTTTTAAACTGGACTTTAATGATGCTACTTTAACAGTAACTAAAGATCAGAATTTTACTCTGTTTTAACTTCTCACTTTTTTTGGCAAGCTTTGCGAAATTGAATAACTGCTTTCTCTGGCACGCTGTcgacaaggaaagaaagaaaaaacataaatTGGACAACGTTGGAAGTATGGGCAGAGGCAATTCGCACGCTGCTCAGTACGTACGTGTGCCCTTTGCAATCGTTATCAGAGATATCCAGTAGTGAGTGTTTCTGATCTCTATCAAGTATCAGCGTCGACATGGTCAGATGTTCGCGATTGTTTAATGAAACCCAGGTCCTACAGAATCTCGTGCGGTAGTACGAGTCAAGGGGTTAAAGGTGCTATCTAGTACTGGTGCTTGCGTATGCAGCTGttcaaaagagaaaaataataacATAATCTCTATGGCGCCTGCTAGCTCGTAGGGCTATATAATTATGCGGCTATGCGCTTAAATGACAGTGCGGTACACAAAATCGCTAAAATGACTCTAAAAGACCCCACAGTGACAGTTTACGGACAGAACCGGGCGTCTCCTTTGAGCATTCGTCAACTCGTGGGAATATTCCAACTCTGTTTTGAGTTAGTGCGCCCAAAGAAAGGCTTGAGGTTGTGACTGGTATCGTCTagttgaaaaaaacaacaacaacaacaacaaaaaaaccacTGATAGACGAGATGAGGGAACAACGAAGTGTATAGTTTCAAGTTTCAAAAATCAACGTACCGTCTGGTTAAGGGGCAAATACAAGGAATCCAGGGCGGGTAAGAGGGAACAGCCTAGCGATGACGAATAAAACGAGCCCCCCTTTCCTTTGTACAGGTTCAATTTTCTTAATGTCGCACTGCTTATCTGGACTTTAGACATTGGAAATATACTCTAATACAGGGTGAATCAGTGATTAATACATTAACAATTTTATGTCAGTTCGTGTGTCTGTGCAGCAGCCTTGCTCAGCCGCTACGTGTTTCATTTCTGAAGCACTGACCGAGACTGAGTCTCTATAACGCCGCAGGTGCACGAAGACGAGAGACCCGAGTCGAAGCGCCCCGTGGTCATCGCTGCGGTGGCCATAATCGTCTTCGTCCTGGTGGTGGCCATCCTCAAACAGCTTCGCGCCGCGCCCGCCGACGTCGCCGTGTGCGTCGGGCAGGGCTGCGCGAACAGCAGCACGCAGGCGATCTAGCTGGCTCGCTTGCGGGCCCACAGTGGGTCGGGGACGTGCAGTGCGTGCGACCCCTGTCGGCGGCACTTGTGTCGGCCGGTGTCGGGCCCGTAACGAACTGAGCGCGCTGCGGCGCCGCGCTTAGCCGTGGGTCCTCTGTAGTTGCGCGGCATGCGTGACGATTCCGTTTCGCACGCTTTTGTCTGGCAAGCCGCCGCCCACGCTCTTCCGTCGGGCAGCAGGAGCCAGGTGTAGAACAATGTGCTACTTTGAGTAGCATATCCTCCGTTAATTTTTtgccttagcttttttttttttgctgtattacGTTTTGCCTTTGTTGCGCATATACGTGTGAACATGCGTACCGTACGCCTGCTCAAATTTGTTTCTATTAAATGTTTTGTTGCGGCACGAGGTGGCGTctgggccaggaatccaccatATCATTGACGAGTACGTCCAGTAAGAGGAATGAAGtaaaaagggtttatttacattatttacactggctctAGGTACGGAAGCCTACTCCTACTGTGACGTGTCCTACTGTGAACTCGGTCGTATTAAACgaccgagttcacatcaggacacgtcagcccaTCTCTCACTGCACCAAAGGTCTCCGCTTTTTGTACCGTCGTCTTGCCCAGGAGACTAGACTAGGGTATCTGATGACTCTgtcgcggccaatcacaatcgagTGGGTCGCAAAATCCCGcccatgatattgttacgtgtacgcgacgtaggtcggggctgcaggcggagacgcttgcgtagatgaagtgctgccagcaggagccgaagttgcactgtcgccgttgcgaccgcctGCGAAGccccatgacgggtacggggaacgtccgcctccaccaaattaatCTTAGGTGTAGCTTATGTtcaatgctatttacaattttACGGCGGAGCTAACGGAAGCCAAAATGGCGATGCTATATCAAACGGgtacacacgtcgtcttcttcctcctcagtgcagccacactgtggtggtgGTTCCGTATCAATATcgcaccgttcttttttttttcgcctttattTTCAACATACCTAATACAGAGCCTGCTAGAGGGGCAGAGGCTAAAGGCTTAAAATGCCTGAAAAAGGCCTCTGACCCTTTACAGTTTGGTAAGCGGTTTTAGGCAAAGATGAGAGTCACGCTTTCATCACAAGCAAAAAACACGGAAGAAACACACAGAACATAACCATTTTACACTTTTATAGGAACAGTATCAGTGCCTATGCATGTCTATATTACTTACATACTGTATGaagtacatacatacattaaGCATGCATTTCACGTGCGTGTTTTTTATTATGCAACTATATTGATACAACATACGAAGATATttgtatacacacatacatattgCACGTGTTTGTATatttacacacacaaaaaaaatcaaaTAGCAAGTGGATAGAGAACCACAGCAAATATTGCTGAGGGTATTTTAATTCCGAAATGATTATTAAGTTTTTATGTTATTCTTGAAaatatttatcatcatcatcatcatcatcatcagcctagttacgcccactgcagggcaaaggcctctcccatacttctccaactaccccggtcatgtactaattgtggccatgttgtccctgcaaacgtcttaatgtcatccgcccacctaactttctgccgccccctgctacgcatcccttcccttggaatccagtccgtaacccttagtgaccatcggttatcttccctcctcattacatgtccggcccatgcccatttctttttcttgatttcaactaagatgtcgtttacccgcgtttgttgcctcacccaatctgctcttttcttatcccttaacgtcacacccatcattcttctttccatagctcgttgcgtcgtcctcaatttcagcagaacccttttcgtaagtctccaggtttctgccccatatgtgagtactggtaacacacagctgttatacactttccttttgagggatagtggcaacctgctattcatgatttgagaatgcctgccaaacgcaccccagcccattcttattcttctagttatttcagtctcatgatccggatccgtagtcactacctgccctaagtagatgtagtcccttaccccttccagggcttcgctacctatcgtaaactgctgttctcttccgagcctgttaaacattactttagttttgtgcagattaattttcagacccacccttctgctttgcctctccaggtcagtgagcatgcattgcaattggtctcctgagttactaagcaaggcaatatcatcagcgaatcgcaagttgctaaggtattctccatcaacttttatccccaattcttcccactccaggcctctgaatacctcctgtaaacatgctgtgaatagcattggagatattgtatctccctgtctgacgcctttctttatagggattttgttgctttctttgtggaggactacggtggctgtggagccgctatagatatcttccagtatctttacatatggctcatctacaccctgattccgtaatgcctccatgactgctgaggtttcgactgaatcaaacgctttctcgtaatcaatgaaagctatatataacggttggttatattctgcacatttctctatcacttgattgatagtgtgaatatggtctattgttgagtagcctttacggaatcctgcctggtcctttggttgacaaaagtctaaggtgttcctgattctatttgcgattaccttagtaaatactttgtaggcaacggacagtaagctgatcggtctataatttttcaagtctttggcgtcccctttcttatggattaggattatgttagcgttcttccaagattccggtacgctcgaggttatgaggcattgcgtatacagggtggccagtttctctagaacaatctgaccaccatccttcaacaaatctgctgttacctgatcctccccggctgccttccccctttgcatagctcctaaggctttctttacttcttctggcgttacctgtgggatttcgaattcctctaggctattctctcttccactatcgtcgtgggtgccactggtactgtataaatctctatagaactcctcagccacttgaactatctcatccatattagtaacgatattgccggctttgtctcttaacgcacacatctgattcttgcctattcctagtttcttcttcactgtttttaggcttcctccgttcctgagagcctgttcaattctatccatattatagttcctgatgtccgctgtcttacgcttgttgattaacttcgaaagttctgccagttctattctagctgtagggttagaggctttcatacattggcgtttcttgatcagatctttcgtctcctgcgatagcttactggtttcctgtctaacggagttaccaccgacttctattgcgcactccttaatggttcccatgagatagtcgttcattgcttcaacactaaggtcctcttcctgagttaaagccgaatacctgttctgtagcttgatccggaattcctctagtttccctcttaccgctaattcattgattggcttcttgtgtaccagtttcctccgttccctcctcaagtctaggctaattcgagttcttaccatcctatggtcactgcagcgtaccttgccgagtacgtctacatcttgtatgatgccagggttcgcgcagagtatgaagtcgatttcatttctagtctcaccattcgggctcctccacgtccactttcgactaacccgcttgcggaaaaagatgttcattatccgcatattattctgttctgcaaactctactaataattctcctctgctattcctagaacctatgccatattcccccactgacttgtctccagcctgcttcttgcctaccctggcattgaagtcgcccatcattatagtgtattttgttttgactttacccatcgccgattccacgtcttcataaaagctttcgacttcctggtcatcatgactgcatgtaggggcatagacttgtaccaccttcaatttgtacctcttattaagtttcacaacaagacctgccaccctctcgttaatgctatagaattcctgtatgttaccagctatttccttattaatcaggaatccgactcctagttctcgtctctccgctaagccccggtaacacagtacatgccctctttttagcactgtatatgcttcttttgtcctcctaacctcactgagccctattatatcccatttactaccctctaattcctccaataatactgctagactcgcctcactagatagcgttctaacgttaaacgttgccaggttcagattccaatggcggcctgtccggagccaggtattcttagcaccctctgcagcattacagatctgaccgccgccgtggtcaattgcttcgcggctgctggggactgagggccggggtttgattgttgtattgtAAATATTTATAGTGGTACTGAAATTCAATTTTTCTTCGACCTTATTTAATACATCAGCTACCCGATATTCCATTTTCTTTCGTCCGTATTCAGTTCGTATTTTGGGAGTGCGTCGTTTTTGGAATGTTAGACAATAGCTAAAAATTATTTCATCTTTTGTGTAGAGTTTGTTTTTGTGTATAAATTGCAATAGCTTGAAATAATATAACTGGTCTGCCCGCAGTATACCATGTTTTATAAATAAGGGAGCCGTTCTTAAATCTTGCACTTTACCATAATAATTTCAAAAAGCAGTAAAACcgtaaaatctttttttgaagtaTAACAAGCTTGTTGTAATTTGTTTTTGTAGTGGTACCCTAGACAAGTAAACCATATGTAAGTCTGGAATAGAAAATAGAATAATAAAGAGTTCGCTTTAGCCCGAGTGGTATAAGGTGGGCTATCCTGTACAAACATCCAACTGTACGTGCTAAATGTGAAACGAGATAATTTATACGTGTAGTCCAACTTAGTTTGTCTTGAAACCATACCCCGGGAAATTTTTCTTCTTCAACATGTTTAATTAGGCTTCCTTCAAATTTTAGCATTACGTTTCTGTACAATGGTCTATGGACCATTTCGGAAATCGCAGCGCCGCGAGAAAACCTAGCGGGCGCGCGACGCATTATGGGAAAAGTGAGCGAGCGCCGACCAACCGCCCGTCTTGGCTGCCTCCTGCGTTCGCATAgctgcggtgtgtgtgtgtgcgcgtgcttcgTTTGGTTTGAGATTTCGTGTACTTTTTGGCGGTGGGCGGTTGCAGGTGCGTTATATTAACTGTTACGTGCCTGTGGGTTACTTAGTGACCTCAGCCACTACTGCGCGCGATGTCGTCGAAGTGCCGAGGCGGCGGCGAGACTTGTTGTGTGCCTGGTTGCGACAACAACACGCTGAAAGACAAGAACGTTTCATTTCACGCGTTCCctgcaaatgaaaaagaaaaaaaggaatggtTGTGAAGAATCAACTGCCAAGGAAGTGCTGGTCGCTTCTCTTTGTGGCAGCCTTCTAAGCACCACCGGATATGCGGAGCTCACTTCAAAGCAAGTAAGTGGACGCCGTGGTTATCTGGACCGGCTGCCAACAATTTTCCCCCATAAAGTCATTAATCAACTATCTCCTTCCTTTAATACCGGTAAGTATATATATTCAGACGGTTATTGCATGTTATCATAACTTCCAAATCTTTTCCAGTCGCGAAACGCAAGAAGACGAGCTCCCAAACTGCCTCTGCCAGCCCGGTGCTCCTTCTGAACGAGTTGGATATCGGCTGCGTAGTTGACGTGCCCCACTGCGATCAACGTAAGAGACGCTTTGACTGTGCCATCTTTTTTCTGAGGCTTCGGCTTTGTGTGTACGCATTTTCACGAAAGTGTATTATACGCAGAAAGCGACGTTGTTTCCCAGGAGCCCACCCAGCTGACCTTCGGTGCACCGGCTTCGCCTCGCACAGAAACGGAAGGTTAGTGAGAATTCAAAATTCTCGCTTTCTCCATTCCACTATGAAAACTTATTTTGTGCATTTAACGGACCCCTATGGCGGCCACGGATGCCAGGGTTCACGGGTGCTGTGGCAACCGGTATATTAATAGCGAGCGACTTCCTTATCCAGTGAAAACTGACGAAACTTTCTCCCGCGAAGCCAGTTTTTCGCAAGCGTTTGCAGCTAGCCATGGGAAGTCTGCATGTTAGGAGTGGCAGAACCTCAAGTGTTCTGTGACATAAATGTCATTAGTGATTTGTACCGTCCATGTGTTATTACTTCAGCGAGTTTTCTGATAAACGTGGTACCTCTTCCACCAGTGCACGCATTGTGAAACTTacccatttcatttctttcaccTCGATATTATTCCCTTTACCCCAGCTTGGAAAAATGACTCAAAAGTCAGGCTGTCCAAATGTAGTGCAAATTTGGCGGAACAATACACTGGTAGCACAAGCTGCAATGTCGTCGAACTGCATGCTCAGGAGGGGCACAGACAGCTCATGAGGTTTACGAGTATAACTGGGTAGTATTAATCTGGGCTTGCTGGTTGGTAAGCTGCTTGCACAGCTGGATCAGTGGAGTGAAAGAGAGTTGGGCTCTATGGCTTTGGCATCCTGGTTCTTTGTTGTCTGTATATCAATGTAAGCCGAGAGCAAAGGTTCAGAACACACATTGTGGGCTGAATTGACTATTTCAAACCCTGAAATCTTCATTAAAGCAGGGCCTAACCGTTCGCAAATcaataagcagttcattttttTAGGTGCCGACCACTCGTACTCCATGGGGCCTCCAGATGCAGCATCTGCTGCCACACTAAGAAAAGTCAACCACCTTCTCGAAGTCTGTGGAAAACTCGAGCATGAAAATAGCTTGCTCCGCAAAGACAAATCTGTGCTCCAGAAAGAGGTTGAGGATCTGAAGGCTCAGTTGCACGATGTGAAAGTTGAGGCGCCCAAGGAGAAACTGAAACTAAAAGATCCTGTCTCCAAAGTTCACGATTTTGTTTCAGATGAGAAACGACTCGTGTTTTATACGGGGTTTAACTCCTTCAAAAAATTTGATGCGTTTGTGGAACATGGTGAAGGCATGTACGAGGCACTGAAAACGGGTGCTGGCAGGCCACCAGCACTGACAATGAAAGAACAGCTCATTGCAGTGCTCTGCAGGCTCAGGGTTGGGTTACCGGAACAGGATTTGGCATATAGCCTGAAAGTGTCTGTGTCGACCGTGAGTGCTATGTACACATTTTGGGTTAATTTTTTGTTTGAAATGCTAACCCAGATACCAATGTGGCCATCCCGTAATACAGTGGACCTGTTCATGCCAGACAATTTTAAAGAATTGTACCCATCTGCACGCATTGTACTGGACTGCACAGAAATTTTTATCGAAAACCCGTCTGACTACAATACACAAAGCGACACTTTCAGCTCGTATAAAGGACACAACACCGCAGAAGGGCTCATTGGCATCACTCCGAACGGCTTCGTTTCTTTCGTGTCTAATCTTGCTCCTGGAAGACTTTCTGATGGAGAAATCACAAGACACAGTGGCCTGTATGAGTTGCTCGAGGAAGGGGACAGTGTAATGGCGGATAGAGGATTCCTCATTGAAGATGACCTCCGTCAGCTTGGAGTCGAATTAAACGTGCCACCTATGTTGAATGGCCGCTCGCAGTTGTCACTGGCAGAGGAGTTAGCAACACGGCAGATAGCCAGTTTGCGAATCCATGTTGAGCGTGTCATCAGGGGAGTTAAAAACTTTAGAATACTCCGTGCTGTTTTTCCTAATGTTATGGCAGAGAAGCTGAACAAGATATGGAAAATTTGTTGCTATCTCAATAATTTCATGCATGAGCCCATTCTAAACCGATGAGCGATGGTGGTGTTCTTATTGTTTTGTACGTTGTGCATGATCTACTGTAATGCAGGGGTGCTCAAACGTTTTAGCCTTTTCAGTTGAAGAAAGACCAACCTTATTTGGCTAAAATAGAGTCGGCTCCTAACATGTTTCATTTCTGTTTTGGCCAGCTTCGGTCATGGAGCCtgtattgaaaatatttgctttatggggatttaacgtcccaaagcgacttacgctatgagggacgccgtagtgaggggccccggagatttcgaccacctggggttctttaacgtgcactgacatcgcacagtacacgggcctctagaattttgcctccatcgaaattcgACCGCTGCGACCGAGACTTGAAAAGGTGTTGGCCGGCATATGTAAAAGGGGTACGCAAGCTGCACAGCACCTGAACAAATACTTGAATTCAGTTATGACTGGCTGTATAGTGATGTAGCAGTAAGCAGCTAGAGCATTAGTCCCAAAATAACTGGCTAAGGCGGATGAAGACATGCACGAACATAGGTGCTTGGCGATTCTAGGAAGTGTTCCAAGAAACCCAAGAGTTCCACAAAACGCAGTTTGAGAATCCCTGCTGCAGTGCAAGGCATTTAACTTGCGTTAAAGTACACTACTTCATGTACAGCAGACTAGAGCAGCATTTCTTGATCTGCTGAAGTAAGCCTGAAGTCACTGTACAGGCTATATAGCGCTGCAATGCCTTATTTCTGTGTCGGTGTTGTGCAAATGATTGGAGCATAGAATGTGGCAGTACTATATCTGAGTCATGACTAAAAACCAAATCACCAGTCTCATTGCTGAGCTACACAGACAAGATTGAAAGTTGGTGTTTGCAGCCATTGTCTTTCCTACCACAGATTTTCTTTCCTAACTTTTTGGAGTGAAATCTGTAAAGTGAATTTCACTTTGTCATTTTTACGTGTGCTAGTGACGTgctcattttaaaaaaaattgtgctatGTATATGTATTGTATATTTGTGTACTGTATATGTAAAAAAATTTGTATATGTTTGCGAGTATTTCATGGCAATGAAATTTGATACCTTTATTACAAACTCTCATGTAATGTCCTGCATGGAATCCTTGAGGAAGAACTTATATAAATAACTGCTATCGCACTCAGTATCAGTATGCAATACTGGAGATGCGGCAGGTTCGAGCTTGGTCGTCAAAGCAGTGCGAGCCCAGTGTTGCTCGAAACTTGTGCATTAGCCCCTCAGAGCAGAGATGAAGTAGGCTGA encodes:
- the LOC142581787 gene encoding uncharacterized protein LOC142581787 — protein: MDAPEKGLPATPKAEKTKPAQKRTGPRRDERSRRRTDSHEASQASDRGSIRRSDTAAGSQQNTVITGTDDRSQFSRRSSTSRRSRRSASRELSKVVPSENATARAEVEAAVPEVSSRPEMTPSSQVVPPPRVAPSLILPSAGNTADAAPAPSQQQDETRTSAPAAPGSPTQPSTRRASKQLEEEPAGTQATVTEPQPEEAPDQQQAEDAARPEAHQTARFSNAPVHEDERPESKRPVVIAAVAIIVFVLVVAILKQLRAAPADVAVCVGQGCANSSTQAI